The genomic segment TGATAAATTCCTAAATAGAGCCAAAGCAAATTATAAAAGAgtacaaatgaaaaaaaaaacaagcaTACAATCTGAAATGGTTAATCTTAACAGTAACACAAATATTCATTCACTTGGCTCATATagatcaaaaaataaaatagttaCCATACaggataatgatgatgacgataaacataaatatgataatactATGCCCAAGTTACCTAAGGGTAACATAAGTTTCACTCTTGAAGAAAaagatcataataatcaaaagGATGATGGACCAAAAGTACAACCAGATAgtaataagaaaaagaaagataaagaaaaatatagaaaaaataaggatGACGATAaggaaaaagataaaaataaagaaaagaataaaaaaattaaaaataaaaagaaagagcAAACGTGATAGAACAAAACAAcgtttaaatttatatgaaatatttaaaaggaAAGACAATAGAGGGGAatagaaatataattaatgtaaatatgttcatatcttttagaaataaaaatatgctaataaaatgaataatcatacaaaaataaataaataaataaataaatatatatatatatatatatatatatatatatgtggttataaaatattgataGAGATACGTGCAAATATAGGGGCatctattttttatacacataattataatttttcaccattaatattattggtacattttaaaataataattaaatagcATTAATTAATATGCCAGTATTAATTCcttttatacataaataaaaaaaaaaaaaaaaatataatttaatagtatataattatttgatGTACACTACAATGTATTtgtttaaatatttcatttcaATATGTTAGACATTGTAAGCTTTTGTGCTATTATACTATctcttaatatattttaaaataaatttttatagatttttatatatttttttaatatttttatataaatatatatgtgaatgaTAACAATTCATCATTTAAACACATACCTTTCTTATACGAaccctttttattattttattattttattattttttttttattttttattttttgtgtttagagtttttaaaatatcctataacttttatatcatataaataaaattaaaaacttgttatatatttagagAAATGTTTCTTTCTAATTATATCTAAATTTAagtttttttaatgtttctatgaatatttaaggtattataaaaatttaataaacaaaaaaaagactatacatataaacatatggatatatatatatatatatatatatatatatatatatatatatataatattaataaataatataataagcatataatgaaatgaataaattacatattatacaaacttttaaaattttaattacctatttttttttttaattttttatgtttttcttttttttttcttttttaaatcacTTGAATCTGATTTTTCTgcattttcattttgatttttatttccttcaGATATTTGATCGTTAATGTTTGTATTGATTGTAGAAGTAGTTaagttatttttttcaattttattattattgttattttcatttactGTATTATGATTTTGTATATCTAAATTATAATTGGTTGTATTTGTTCCGATTAATTTTGGAGCATATCCTTCACTCTTTATCCAACTTAATGGAGTTTTTTCATTTGGTTTACCATATTTGTCTAAAAGTCCTGCAAGTatgagtttttttttttccatagaTCTATTACCAAAACCCCATTTCACATCATATGTATCTCTATCCATAATAACTCTTTTGGTAAGGGAGACAACACCATGATCTACTGTTGCTATGACGGTTGATGTCATTTGTGCAATGGCTAATGCAACTGCTTCTCCTTTTGTTGTCATAATGACAATTTCTGTATTtacatcaatattattatcaaatcGTAAAACCCCTGGTATAGTTAGCTTAGCTCCATAACATATAGCATTAACAGCACTATCTTTTATAACTATACGTGGGAAATTTATCAGTAATTTTTCTAATGgtgtaataatttttcttaaataGGATTCATCACCTGTAgtgtcatatatatattgagcATCTAATATATCATGTAATGTAcacatattatcatattctgTCATGTTTCCAGATTTGACTCTTCTTAATTCTTGCATATGTGCCCCTACACCTAATAATAAACCTATATGTTCACATAACGTTCTTATATATGTTCCGGCTTGACATTTAACCCAAAATACACATACATTATTTGTTTCATCATAATCTAATAATTTTGAATCATATATTGTTCTAACTCTTAATTGTCTTTTAACAGCACATATTAATGGAGGTCTTTGAAATATAGCTCCttgaaaattatttaatactaATTTTACCTCTTCTATACTCTTAGGTTTCGAATGAAATTTACATACACAAACATACTCTTTTCCTGATTCTTGTTGTGATTTTACCAATCTTGTTGCTCGATTCAAACAAACTAATAAAACACCTGTCACCTTAGGGTCTAATGTACCACTATGACCAGTTTTTTCACATCGTAAAATTTTCCTTATCCATGAAACCACTTCATGAGATGAAGGATTACTAGGTTTATCTAAATTTATAATcccatattttaaatattcttcTATATTTCTTGAATATGGAGAATTTCCCATTGGTAAAGGAGTAAAATGAGATGTACGTATATTTAACTTATCATAATTCTTCAATAATAAAGGCCAGTTAGATGTATCTATAGCAGCTTCTTTTCTCTCCGGTTCAATTTTATAAtccattttcttttcttccaTCTTgatcttatatatatctacaatattttatacatatatatccaCAAtcgaattatttatatataatttattaaacaaATGATTGAgttctttatattaaaaagaaaaaaaaaaaaaaaaaaaaaaaaaaaaaaaaaaaattggggatattatatatatatatataaatgtatatatttatttatataggtatcataaattatatatcttataatatataaatgttatttatttatatcttaattttttattttattttacttttttttttttttttttatcacgtttcaatatatatattatatatatatatatatatatataatatatttataattattgttaacacttaaatatgtatatatatatatatatatatatatgattattcttatatttctTTCTATTTAATCATTTATAGGATTTcccaaacaaaaaaaaaagaaaaagaaaaaaaaaaagaaaagaaaaaaaagatatgtatatataattattatatcatatttttcatttcatcatatcaaaaaatatgctttacttttttaatttaattcatttttttatatattttaataataataaaatgtaaataaaaataaatttattttttctcagATAAAATTTttgctaaaaaaaaaataacatctATGTAAATTTTCTTACAGTATTGTTTCGtacaaaatttttttgtttttatacttgaagttatttattaaataaattaggggtatttttttataatacataataataataatatatatatatatatataaatatattattatataatattattataatttttttttttctagaaGATTTTACATATTGTCAACATtatagtattttttttatattgcatattaatatatatatatattatatatatattgttatatatatggagtaaaatttatataatctttcaaaaaaatatatacaattatttatatttttatagatcattattatttaataataattatatggtatctttttttatttcatcgaAATTCCTTCAAagattcaaaaaaaaaaagtcttTCTttgttatcttttttttttttttttttaatataga from the Plasmodium falciparum 3D7 genome assembly, chromosome: 14 genome contains:
- a CDS encoding H/ACA ribonucleoprotein complex subunit 4, putative translates to MEEKKMDYKIEPERKEAAIDTSNWPLLLKNYDKLNIRTSHFTPLPMGNSPYSRNIEEYLKYGIINLDKPSNPSSHEVVSWIRKILRCEKTGHSGTLDPKVTGVLLVCLNRATRLVKSQQESGKEYVCVCKFHSKPKSIEEVKLVLNNFQGAIFQRPPLICAVKRQLRVRTIYDSKLLDYDETNNVCVFWVKCQAGTYIRTLCEHIGLLLGVGAHMQELRRVKSGNMTEYDNMCTLHDILDAQYIYDTTGDESYLRKIITPLEKLLINFPRIVIKDSAVNAICYGAKLTIPGVLRFDNNIDVNTEIVIMTTKGEAVALAIAQMTSTVIATVDHGVVSLTKRVIMDRDTYDVKWGFGNRSMEKKKLILAGLLDKYGKPNEKTPLSWIKSEGYAPKLIGTNTTNYNLDIQNHNTVNENNNNNKIEKNNLTTSTINTNINDQISEGNKNQNENAEKSDSSDLKKKKKRKT